The following proteins come from a genomic window of Edaphobacter sp. 4G125:
- a CDS encoding 3-keto-disaccharide hydrolase, which translates to MGRIFGGLLLVALSTSCGLDAGAQAKAKIPGNDWIQLFNGTDLTGWNKIGAESWTVEDGLIHGRGLTKAYGYLETANDYKDFQLSLRFKCVGDGNSGVFFHTGFKPNSVDTTQGMQFEIDCTMMHHTAGVYAEDGRGWVVWPSPENEGVVRKGEWNDYFVEVIGNRYRSRLNGVEMVDFTDPHPGAPDGKIALQLHAGGQGNMQFKDIWIRDLSKR; encoded by the coding sequence ATGGGCAGGATCTTTGGAGGCCTGCTACTCGTTGCACTGTCAACATCATGTGGTCTGGATGCAGGTGCGCAGGCAAAGGCTAAGATTCCAGGAAACGACTGGATTCAGTTATTCAATGGCACAGATCTTACCGGTTGGAACAAGATTGGTGCTGAAAGCTGGACGGTTGAGGATGGACTCATCCATGGCCGCGGTTTGACCAAGGCTTACGGTTATCTTGAGACTGCAAACGACTATAAAGATTTTCAATTGTCCCTTCGTTTTAAGTGTGTTGGCGATGGCAACAGCGGGGTCTTTTTCCATACAGGGTTTAAGCCAAACTCTGTGGATACGACGCAGGGGATGCAATTCGAGATTGATTGCACCATGATGCATCACACCGCTGGCGTTTATGCCGAAGATGGACGCGGGTGGGTTGTTTGGCCTTCGCCCGAGAACGAAGGTGTCGTTCGTAAGGGTGAGTGGAACGATTATTTCGTGGAGGTGATCGGAAATCGCTATCGTTCACGATTGAATGGCGTGGAGATGGTAGATTTTACCGATCCTCATCCGGGCGCTCCTGACGGTAAGATTGCTCTGCAACTCCATGCAGGCGGACAGGGCAATATGCAGTTCAAAGACATCTGGATCCGCGATCTTTCCAAACGCTAA
- a CDS encoding sugar phosphate isomerase/epimerase family protein, translating into MPYQVTRSLLDRRNFLRSAGSSLAASALLGKSATVAQAETGQQATPEPITHASAFRPLTDSEKVARIASNSYPIRWIFKGRGELTTKDVVAKMKAKYGEITMLDFPAFTKKTFPGVTKMDMWSSLFGDMDDKSQYVQQTVTFNGKQRQVTEFDPSATSSKRWLEKMANVQVKEGVFCHHISNNAPRNICELDDTKRKEGIEIAKKWLDGAAILGAKSMRVNSGGPRIAPWPNPDESSYPKNPEIEKYLDKCIESFKEMADYGAKVGVKVTLENHWGLTANPINIRIIVEEVNNVFCEASPDFCNWEHKYLLYHALNDLAPYAHTTVHAKFWDRFGEPDVQRGVRIMLNNNYTGVFALEYEDGPWDGIEGAQYLYHQVMAAL; encoded by the coding sequence ATGCCATACCAGGTAACGCGCAGCTTGCTGGATCGTCGTAACTTTCTTCGTAGCGCTGGAAGCAGTCTCGCCGCAAGCGCTCTGTTAGGGAAATCTGCAACCGTTGCTCAGGCAGAAACTGGTCAGCAGGCGACTCCTGAACCAATCACACATGCGAGTGCATTTCGTCCGCTAACAGACAGCGAGAAGGTGGCGCGAATTGCTTCGAATAGTTATCCGATTCGCTGGATATTTAAGGGGCGGGGCGAGCTAACCACGAAGGATGTCGTCGCCAAGATGAAGGCGAAGTATGGCGAAATCACGATGCTGGATTTTCCCGCCTTCACAAAGAAGACCTTTCCTGGCGTGACCAAGATGGATATGTGGTCCAGTCTCTTCGGCGACATGGACGACAAAAGCCAATACGTGCAGCAAACCGTCACTTTTAACGGCAAACAGCGCCAGGTGACTGAGTTTGATCCTTCTGCTACCTCCAGTAAGCGTTGGTTGGAGAAGATGGCGAATGTGCAAGTAAAAGAAGGAGTGTTCTGTCATCACATCTCGAATAATGCTCCTCGCAATATCTGCGAACTCGATGACACAAAACGCAAAGAGGGGATTGAAATTGCCAAGAAATGGTTAGATGGAGCGGCGATTCTCGGTGCCAAATCGATGCGCGTAAACAGCGGCGGTCCACGTATTGCTCCATGGCCTAATCCGGATGAGTCGAGCTATCCGAAGAATCCAGAGATCGAGAAATATCTCGATAAATGTATCGAGTCATTCAAAGAGATGGCGGATTATGGCGCTAAGGTCGGCGTTAAGGTGACTCTTGAAAATCATTGGGGTCTGACGGCGAATCCGATCAATATCCGCATTATTGTGGAAGAGGTCAATAACGTCTTTTGCGAGGCCAGTCCGGATTTTTGCAACTGGGAACATAAGTACCTGCTGTATCACGCACTGAATGATCTTGCGCCTTATGCGCATACCACCGTGCATGCGAAATTCTGGGATCGGTTTGGAGAGCCCGATGTTCAACGTGGCGTGCGTATCATGCTGAACAACAATTACACCGGTGTCTTTGCTCTTGAGTACGAAGATGGTCCCTGGGACGGTATCGAGGGAGCACAGTATCTCTATCATCAGGTTATGGCGGCGTTGTAG